The genomic stretch GTTCGGCACGAATCGTTTCGGGCTAGAATTGGCACTGTTGGTCTTTCGGATCAGCAGTTTACGGCGGAACTCATACTCGACATCGGGTCCATGCCGGGGCATCAGAGGTGAAGCCGGTGCAAGGTtagactgctgctgctgctgctgatgctgccgCTGATGCTGACTGTGGTGATAACTTGCATCTGTGGTGAATGACTGTTTGCACGAGTCACCAAATTTGCTCGATACGATTTGATCCAGACTGTAAATATCCTCCGCCAGGATGCCATTCAGCTGCTTCTGCGGTGACGTTGGCGATGATTTATGGTACATCAGCGGCAGACTTTCCTCGTTCGAGCGCAGAAAACCCATGGCGAACCGCTTGATCTATGAAAAAGATGGTAGCGAAAGGGTTAGAGCGAAAGGCGGATTGAAAATAATGCCTCGTATTCGATTGTGGATTTTTGCTAAAGACCACTGTTTGAGATGTTGATTCTGCACTCTCGAATGAAATTAAGCGTAAAGAACATATTCATGTCGACTTTTTGATTATTTGATTACAGACCAATCCTGCTAATTTATACTGAAGAGCATTTTAATCTCAAAAATGTAGAAAACAATCCATTTCAAACCGCGGGTAGATCGAACATATCTTTTATAAGAATAGTTTTTCATAATTCAAACTTGGAAAATTTGGTAAAGCTTTTGTCAAGGATAAACTTGTAAATGTAAATAACACAATCCGTAAACATATCAATCCCAACAAAAACTCATCAATCATGCGTCCAGTCCGAACACAACGAAACCTTACAACTAAACAGCCAGCTGCAGCACTTACCAAAGTCGGTTTCTCCACAAACTTAATgcaattgttcaattcggtcGGGGAGTTATCCTCGTCCGAAGACGACGGCGAGCTGAGCACCAGCAGCGGGTCTGCGGTGTAATTTACATTTTCATCGCATTTGTTAAACCTGCGGTGGTCCAGCAAATCGTAGCTGCATTTCCTCGAATGATTCCGGTTGGTTGGCTTCCCCTCGGTTCCTCTTTTTCCTCCCCGTTCGTCCGGATCACCCCTGCCGAtcccaccaccaccaccaccgccgcCGGTCGTCTCGCTCAATGTATCGTTGAAATAATCGACTTCCTGCATTTCACCAGTAGTGGCTGCTGTCAGGTGgaggattttttttaatctgtCCGTTTCCACCGGCCGCTATTCAGGCTTTTGAATGCACTTTGCTGTACCGGTTCGTGTTCAGGTGAATTTTTCTATTCTCGACTGACCATTTTCCGGACTCGTGTCCAATGTACCACTCCCGGGGGCTGCTCACTTCGATTTTCCGTTTCCACACCACTCTTGGGGTTTTCTATTATTTCCAGCACACGGCAGTGTAGCTGTCCTCGGgttgaaatatcaaaaaaacaGATTCCAGTATGCGTCCTCCGGATTTGAACTCTCTCTCCGCTCCACCCTGTTACCACTGCCCACTAGCGCTTGCTTTTATCTTCATTAATTTATTACTCACTATCATGCGAGCGGACGAGGTTGCAGTGAACGCGCCCCAGAGCCGGGTCCAgtcttttgtttaaaatttattcgTTTTCATCCACAACCTACTGATCCGTAGCAATCCTGTCCGGAGTAAACAAGTAAGCAAACCAGTTGGCGGCAGTGCAGCAAGTAAGCAGCCGGAGAGTTCTAGGGGTGGTGCTTTTGTTACTCATTCGTCAGGATTAAATTTTTGTTCCTTCCTACCGGTTGGTGGATCTCGTGTGCTCCACTGTTTGTCGGGCCGGGCAACGGCCAGCAGAATAGACacagtgtgtatgtgtgtggtgGGTACCTTCCAACCGAGCCAACCAACAGTCAGATTGTTTTTAAGCTCGACCCGGACCGAAGTGACGCACAACAGCAGGGATCTGCAAATGGAATAAATCACAGAAAGTGAAATGAGAGACAGTTTCGAAACGGCAGCGCTAAACTGAAACTTGGGGGGCCGGGTGTGATTTTAAAgtcaaaatatttaatttaactGACAGTTAACTTCCAGCGGGAGATTAACTCTTAGGTGGTGATTGATTGCAAGTTGTTTTGTTTACTGCGATAATGGAGTTGAAGTTAGTTTCATTTGTTATATTAGAAACTTCAACTTTTACAAAGCTCTGGCTCTCGTTCTAGCATTGGCCCTGGTTGTAATTGTAACTTTACATTCAATAAATTTGAACAATGGCAGAGGTTAGgcttaaataaataaacttggATAatgtttgattatttttactGTTTTCCGGAAACACGTCTCGAATTTAAAAATCTGGAGTGTCTGGAATTTATTTCCAGtgggcatcattttgattccggaAACACTCATTGACCATTTGAAGCTGTttgccagaaaccggaagacgccgTTTTGGAACTCCAAATGGCATCTCGGATCGATTTCCAGCCCATACATATCATCCCGAaaatattggatgatattcagctttcagctctgattggtctaAATATGGGTTCAAAACATGCCGCGACATTTTTCATTAATACAATAGTTTACGTcgtaaaattagaattttccaCATTGGTTGATCAACCTGTaactaatttttcaaacgattgcTGGAAAAAAACATTGATAATCCGCTGAAAGCTATCTGagatattagcatttgaaattggacaaaaaTTATAATATGTTTCGAAGTCGAACTTTCATTTTACACCCTCCCTTGTAAGCTTGCCGAAAGGCATGATTCCACGTCAAAACATACATGAAATATTTATCATTTTATCAAGAGCAGACCCttacaaagtcattttcaattgaaaaattatcagatTATATTGAAGCTGTGACCCGTCACTCTcatttgaaaagcttttgttaaattttcgagaatttttgagtaaaatgaaaactactcgagctcttttgctttgattttgacagctgaaggcTCGAAAAGgaataaaatgattttaaattgaaagcgGATATTAACAGCGTCATTCTCACCTAACGAttctcaattaaaaaaaaataatttgcacTGACGGAGACATAACACTTCCGTACAGtatttaggcgtcgtacacaaattacgtaacgcatgaagggggggggggttaagtctgcgttacttattgttacataggggggagggggggtagttaagaccgttacgtaactgtgatgtttgcccaaaattgcaaatttggagggggggacaggttgtccagcgttacgtaattttacggggggagtcatatcgaacttATCATAGGGGGACAGggagtctgaaatctaggtttttagcgttacgtaatttgtgtaggaCGCCTTAACGCATATAGGAGAagagggagaaaaaaaaataatgacgcTATGAAACGGAGTATACCAACACCAGTTTCAGAACCCGAAGTAGCTACGAGACGCCAATGATCCACAGCGAAAAAATCCCCGAAATATCAATCAGAAattgcgtgacgtatttattgaTTGCCATTGCCGTTCCAACAACGACTTGCGGTGTGAAAAAACAGTTGGAGGATGGTATCAAAGACACGatcgcatgacgtaggactacggaatttttctatattttttatctaacagaacatttttatttgctcagacattagagcgctttgaacaataattaaacTGCTCACATGtaaactctctctctctctctctctctctctctctctctatctctctttctctctctatctatctctctctctatctatatatctctctatctatctctctctcactctttctctctctttctctctttctctctctttctctctctctatctttctctcactctactctctctctcactccactctctctcttcctctcctTCTTTCTCCTTCACTCtcgcgctctctctctctctctcactctctgtcgctctctctctctcttcctctccttccttctccttctctctcgcgctctctctctcactctctgtcgctctctctctctctctctctctctctctctctctctctctctcgctctctctctctctctctctcgctctctcgctctctctctctcgctctctctctctctcgctctctcgctctcgctctctcgctctctctctctctcgctctctctctctctctctctctcgctctctctctctctcgctctctctcgctctctatcgctctctctcgctctctctcgctctctctcgctctctctcgctctctctcgctctctctctagCTCTATCTCTagctctctctct from Wyeomyia smithii strain HCP4-BCI-WySm-NY-G18 chromosome 3, ASM2978416v1, whole genome shotgun sequence encodes the following:
- the LOC129727910 gene encoding EGFR adapter protein-like — protein: MQEVDYFNDTLSETTGGGGGGGGIGRGDPDERGGKRGTEGKPTNRNHSRKCSYDLLDHRRFNKCDENVNYTADPLLVLSSPSSSDEDNSPTELNNCIKFVEKPTLIKRFAMGFLRSNEESLPLMYHKSSPTSPQKQLNGILAEDIYSLDQIVSSKFGDSCKQSFTTDASYHHSQHQRQHQQQQQQSNLAPASPLMPRHGPDVEYEFRRKLLIRKTNSANSSPKRFVPNIKRTDSLNSIEDNDLDSASWFQAGLPREISLEVLTQRAPGAFLVRRSTTKQGCFALSLRVPPPGPKVVHYLILKTERGYKIKGFTKEFSSLRALITHHSVMPEMLPVPLSLPRPQNIPIKCKHVDDYDSYSQLHEFSKLFSDLDL